The window GTCAATGTGGCTTTTTTTGTCTTTTCACTCCTGCTTGGACTGGGCCCCCATATGTTTTCCAGCAGCCCTTTTGGCTTTCTCTCTCCAGGCAATAAGAGCCTTCTGGTCTTGGGAGCAACTGGTAGTTATCCGTTTTTTTATCTCGATCGCTGGTGGACACTGGTTTCGGCCAACTACCTGCACGGTTCGCTTTTGCATATAATCTTTAACATGATCGCCCTGAATCAATTGGGGCCGCTTATTATCCGGGAATACGGCGTATCACGGATGATAACTATCTATACCCTGAGCGGTGTTGGAGGTTTTCTGGTTTCGGTTGTGGCGGGTGTGTCTCTTACCATTGGCGCTTCCGCTTCCATCTGCGGCATGATCGGTGCCGCTCTCTACTATGGTAAGAGTCGTGGCGGCACCTATGGCGAGGCTGTATTCAGCCAGCTCCTGGGGTGGGCGATCTCCATTGCAATCTTTGGTTTCTTTGTGCCGGGAATAAACAATTGGGGGCATGGCGGCGGAATGGTTGCCGGTGCCTTGCTGGGTTTGCTGCTCGGCTATAAAGAACGAAAGAGGGAAGGGTATCTGCACAAGATGCTGAGCACTGCCTGTATTCTCCTCACCGCCGGTGCCCTGCTGCTTTCTGTTTACAATGGTGTCTGGTTCATCATGAACAGGTGATATTTGCGGGTAGAGGCAGCCTGTGATAGGTGTAAGTAAGGAGTAGAGTCGAGGAGTGGCTGGGGTTCCACCCAGCCATATGGCATGACTTCATTTTACTTTTCCAGGAGCGTTCAATGAACCTCAAGGATTTCACGCCCAGAACCATAGTCGAGCCGTTTCGTATCCGTTCGGTTGAGCCCATAGGTTTCACCACCCGCCAGGAGCGTAAAAAAGCTCTGGAGGCTGCAGGGTACAATCCTTTTTTACTGCGCGCTGAAGATATCCTGATCGATCTGCTCACTGACAGCGGTACCGGGGCGATGTCCTCAAGCCAGTGGGCGGCGATGCTGGCCAGCGACGAATCATATGCCGGGGCCAGATCCTACTTCAAGTTTGAACGGGCAGTACGTGAAATTACCGGTTTTACTGAGGTGATGCCCACCCATCAGGGGCGGGCCGCAGAACATATTCTCTTTCACTCTATCGACGGTGCCGGCAGGGTTATCCCCAACAATACCCATTTCGACACCACCAGGGCACATGTGGAAAACTGTGGTGCCGAGGCGCGTGATCTGCCATCCCCGGAGGGTCGGGACCCTGCTACTCCGGCACCTTTCAAAGGGGATATGGACCTGGCGGCGCTGAACGCGCTTATTGACGAGAAGGGTGCGGAGAATATCCCCCTTATCATGCTGACCGTAACTAACAACTCCGGTGGCGGTCAGCCGGTGAGCATGGGCAATATCAGGCAGGCAAGTCAGGTAGCGAAAAAGCATGGCATCCCCTTGTTTTTAGATGCCTGCCGTTTTGCGGAAAACTGCTGGTTCATAAAGAGCCGGGAGCCGGGCTATAAAAGCCGGTCCATCCATGAGATAGCGCTCGAGATGTTCAGTTATGCAGACGGCTGCACCATGAGTGCCAAAAAAGATGGTATGGCAAATATCGGCGGCTTTCTGGCCATGAATGACGCTGAGCTGGCTTCCCGGTGCCGGAGTTTCGAGATTCTTATGGAAGGCTTCCCGACCTATGGCGGCATGGCTGGTTATGATATGGAGGCCATTGCCTTGGGGCTTTATGAGGCAATGGATGAGCGTTATCTGGAGTACCGGGTCCGCTCCATAGAATATCTTGGCGAAAAGCTCATCGCGGCGGGCATCCCGATCATTCGCCCGACCGGTGGTCATGCACTGTACATAGACGCCGGCAGGATGCTACCCCATATTCCCTGGCACCAGTACCCGGCCTGGAGCCTGACCAACGGGCTCTATCTGCTCGGTGGTGTCCGTGGTGTTGAGATAGGTTCTGTGATGTTCGGATTGCAGCCGGACGGTTCGGAAAAAGCGGCGGCTCTGGAGCTGGTCCGTCTGGCTTTTCCCAGGCGTGTCTACACCCAGAGCCACGTGGATTATCTGGCGGAACTGCTTATTGAACTCAATGAGCAGCGTGAGTCACTCGGAGGGTATTCAATTACCAGGCAGGCGAATGTGCTGCGCCATTTTACCGCAGTGCTGGAGCCGGTCTGAGAGCAAAATCGGGTTTGGATCCTGCTGGTGCTGGTGTCGCCCTTGCTGGATAAAAGAGTGTGGTAAATTGATGCCGATTGAAGCCTGGCGTATTATCTGGTAAAGAGAGTCGCTTTTGCTGAAATTGGAACGTGGCGTGGCGTATATTCGCTGTCAGCCTCCCGTGAGTATGTTTCTAACGCACAGGAAGTCTTAAAGGATTTTGATGCTGCGTCCTGGTTGGTGGGTCTTGAGAGGTCTTTTGAATTATACATCCTGCATGGCGATTCTTGCCTGCCTGCTCTGGTCTTCTGCTTTTGCAGGGATCAAGATCGGCCTGCTCTATACCACTCCGCTGCATTTCGCCGGTGTACGTTTTATGCTCGCCGGGTTGCTCGTGCTTCCCTTTTGCGGCAATATCTTTTCCACCCTGGCCCAGATTCGTGCCCATCTTGGTACGGTGCTGATAATTGCTTTTTTTCAAACAACGTTTCTTTATAGTCTCTTTTACCTTGGGCTCGATCTGTTGCCGGGCGCGGTAGCTGCAATCGTCATTGGCACCCAACCCCTGGTGGTTGCAGGTGTGGCGCATTTTTTCGCGCCCGCAGAACGTATGACCACCAAGAAGGCGGTGAGTCTTCTTTTTGGCGGAGCGGGGGTGCTGGCCATTGCGGCCAACAGGGGTGAGATCGCAATTGAAGGTCCTCTGGCGCTGCTGGGGATCGGGCTGTTGCTACTTTCGAATTTTTCCGGCGCGGCGAGCAACTTGCTGGTCGCCAGAAAAACAATGGATATCAACCCGCTGGTGTTGAACTCCGCTCAGCTTATTATTGGAGGTGGATTCCTGTTCCTGCTGTCAAAGATTATCGAGGATCGCAGTCTGGTGAACTATGAAGCTCCTTATTTTGTCTCCCTCGCCTGGCTCAGTTTTCTTTCCGCCGCGGCCTTGTCGATCTGGTTTCAGTTGCTGAAACGAGATGGCGTGCGAGTCTCCGACCTGAATATCTGGAAATTTCTGATACCGCTTGCGGGCGCCTGTCTGAGTTGGTTGCTGGTCGAGGGCGAGTCTCCCACTCCGGGAGTTTTGGCTGGAATGTGTTCCATCGTGGTGGCCTTGCTGGTACTGAATATAAATGGTCGTTTCTGGCGAACGTTCAAGAAAAAGCATGATTCTCATTAGCTGTAAAATATGTCAATTTCAGGGAGCGAATGGCAAGGAGCTAAAATATTGATGAAATGTTGAAAAGTGTTGTCATTCAATGCAAAACTAAATTAAGTATTTGTCTTGGATCATCGAATAAAATTAATTATAGTGTACAGGTTCTGGTTTGCTTTGGCAGAATCTTTTCTTTGATAGAGGATATCGTATGGATAGAACCGATAAACGTATATTGAATATATTGCAGCGCAATGGCCGTATTACCAACTCGAAGCTGGCCGGGGAAATAGGTATTTCTCCGCCCGCCATGCTGGAGAGGGTCAAGCGCCTTGAAAAATCGGGTATGATTCGTCAGTATGCGGCTCTTATCGACCGGGAGAAAGCAGGGTTCAGCCTGCTTGCAATGATAATTATTTCGGTAAGTTTGAATGAGATTAAATCTCTGGAAGATGTTAAGGATAAGTTGATTATCCTGGATGAGGTACAGGAATGCTACCAGTTGACCGGCGATGTTGACTTTCTGCTCAAGGTAGCTGTGCGTGATATGAGCAATTATACCACCTTCATCAATGCAAAACTTACTGGAATTCCGGGTATTCAGAATATTCGGACCTCGTTTGTGCTGGAGACAGTAAAAAGCAGTACCGTGCTGCAGCTGGACGAGGATTGATTGTAACCATGGCGTAATACATATGAAATCGTGATAGTACTCAATGCGCTGTTCCCGGCATTTTTTCTAATTTTTCTGGGGGTGGCGCTCAAACGGGCGGGGATTACCAACCAGACGTACCTGCAGCAGTCGGATCAGCTGATTTATTATATTTTCTTTCCGGTCATGCTGTTCTGGAAGATTGGCGGTGCTTCTTTTGGTGGAATTGACTGGACTTTCTGCCTGGTAACCCTGCTTATTCTGGCTGTGCTCTTTGTTGTCAGCACGGTCGTTATCCATGCGGTTCCCATCTCCCATTTTCAGGCGGGTTCTTTTTCTCAAAGTTGTTACAGGTTCAACACCTACATCGGTGTGGCGGTTATTCTCAACTGCCTGGGGGCCGAAGGTGTGGCTCTGTTCGGTATCATGATCAGCCTGGCAATACCTCTTATCAACATTTTTGCAGTATCCACACTCATCTACCATTCCCCTAAAGAGAGCAGCAGCGGCAACAGGGCCAGGCAGTTTGGCAGGGCGCTGGCTGCGAACCCGCTTATTCTGGGGTGTATCGCTGGTATTCTCTATTCAAAAATATTTGGGGAGTTTCCAGTTTTTATCGACAATTCCCTGAGTCTTGCCAGTATGTTTACGCTGCCCATGGCGTTGCTCTCCATTGGCGGGTCGCTTTCTTTCAACGGAATTCAGAAAAATCTCAAGACCTCCCTGCTTGCCTCCGGGCTGAAACTGGTGCTGATGCCGCTTTTGGGCTATGGGGCCTACAAGCTGGCTGGAGTTGATGGGCTGGCCTTCAAGGTGGGCATGATTTTCTTCTGCCTGCCGGTATCAACTACTATCTATGTGCTTTCCTCCCAGATGAATAGCGATACCGAACTTGCCTCCTCTGCCATAGTGGTTTCTACCATACTCTCTTTCTTTTCATTATCGGTGGCGCTCTTAATATGATGCTGTACGGGGTTCGGAATAGTTTGGGAAGGCACAAACTGTGCCTTAGCTCAGGAGCTTCAAGAGAGCATTGAGCACCCCACTTTATGCCTGGCCCATTCCGGCCGTTTCTGAAAATACTTTTCCCTCTCTGGTTGTTCATCATACGGATGACGCAGCAGGTCATGAAGCTCATGGATCAGGGAAGGGTCACCGTCTTCAGCTTTATCGATAGCCAGCTGAGCCATATAATTCCGTAATACATATTTTGGATTTATCCGGTTCATCCGGGATTTCCTCTCACGCTTATCAAGGTTATCAGCCTGCAGTCGCCTGCGGTATAGGTTGAGCCAGTTCTGCAGTCTCTGCAGATACTTCCTGTTAATCGCCTCAGGCTGATAGTACGCATCCGCGAGTTCAGAGGGGAGCTGATGTAAGCCGGTGCCGGGGGCATCAGCCGGGCTGACATCAGCAAGATTCCTGAAGAAAATCGTCATATCCGTTTCAGCGCTTGAGAGGATATCGAGCAACTCGTTCACCAGGTCGTCATCGGTGCTGGTGTTGAAACTCCGCAGGCCAAGTTTACCGGCCATAGTGTTCTGCCAGCTTGTCAGAAAGACCCGGCGATAACTGTTGTTCAGAATTTCCTGGAGGCGTGCGGCCTCTCCGGTGATTGAGTGGAATGCATTTGCCAGCTGAGTCAGGTTCCAGAGGCCTATGTGAGGCTGGTTGCCGTAGCTGTAGCGTCTCCCTTGAAAATCTGTGGTATTGGGCGTCCAGGTAACATCATATGGCTCCAGCCAGCCATACGGTCCGTAGTCGATGGTGAGTCCGCTGGTGGACATATTGTCGGTGTTCATTACCCCATGCACGAAGCCAACCCGCATCCAGTGGTCGATCAGGTGTGCGGTACGTTCACATATTTCGGCAAACATCTGCGGTACCGCGTCCGGGGCAGAGGCGTCGAGATGGGGGAAATCCGTCGCCAGGGTATAATTGATGAGCGTCTGCAGGGTTTGGGTATCGTTTCTTGAAGCAAAAAGTTCAAAATTACCAAAACGTAGAAAGGATGGCGAGACCCGGCAGACAACCGCACCGGGCTCCATGCCGGGATGACCGTCATAGAGAATATCACGCAGCACCTGCTCACCTGTGGTTATAAGGCTCAGCGCCCTGGTGGTGGGGATACCTAGATGATGCATCGCTTCACTGCAAAGAAATTCGCGCACAGAAGAGCGAAGTACCGCCAATCCATCGGCGCGTCTTGAGTATTGCGTCGGTCCGGCACCTTTAAGCTGCAGTACCCAGCGGTCACCCCGGGTATTAATCACCTCACCGAGGTTGATGGCCCGGCCATCACCCAGTTGCCCGGCCCAGTTACCGAACTGGTGCCCACCATAACACATGGCAAAGGGCGACATATCGGGGAGCACTGTATTGCCGGCAAATACCTCGGTAAACAGGCGTGAGTTGCAGGCAACGTCATCAAGGTCGAGCAACCGGGCAACTTCGGGTGAGTATGCCAAC of the Desulfosediminicola ganghwensis genome contains:
- a CDS encoding protein adenylyltransferase SelO, which gives rise to MLNGFIPAKLEALQFDNSFVNNLPGDTDVSNNRRQVYEACYSKVQPTPVSGPKLLAYSPEVARLLDLDDVACNSRLFTEVFAGNTVLPDMSPFAMCYGGHQFGNWAGQLGDGRAINLGEVINTRGDRWVLQLKGAGPTQYSRRADGLAVLRSSVREFLCSEAMHHLGIPTTRALSLITTGEQVLRDILYDGHPGMEPGAVVCRVSPSFLRFGNFELFASRNDTQTLQTLINYTLATDFPHLDASAPDAVPQMFAEICERTAHLIDHWMRVGFVHGVMNTDNMSTSGLTIDYGPYGWLEPYDVTWTPNTTDFQGRRYSYGNQPHIGLWNLTQLANAFHSITGEAARLQEILNNSYRRVFLTSWQNTMAGKLGLRSFNTSTDDDLVNELLDILSSAETDMTIFFRNLADVSPADAPGTGLHQLPSELADAYYQPEAINRKYLQRLQNWLNLYRRRLQADNLDKRERKSRMNRINPKYVLRNYMAQLAIDKAEDGDPSLIHELHDLLRHPYDEQPEREKYFQKRPEWARHKVGCSMLS
- a CDS encoding Lrp/AsnC family transcriptional regulator, with product MDRTDKRILNILQRNGRITNSKLAGEIGISPPAMLERVKRLEKSGMIRQYAALIDREKAGFSLLAMIIISVSLNEIKSLEDVKDKLIILDEVQECYQLTGDVDFLLKVAVRDMSNYTTFINAKLTGIPGIQNIRTSFVLETVKSSTVLQLDED
- a CDS encoding DMT family transporter — its product is MNYTSCMAILACLLWSSAFAGIKIGLLYTTPLHFAGVRFMLAGLLVLPFCGNIFSTLAQIRAHLGTVLIIAFFQTTFLYSLFYLGLDLLPGAVAAIVIGTQPLVVAGVAHFFAPAERMTTKKAVSLLFGGAGVLAIAANRGEIAIEGPLALLGIGLLLLSNFSGAASNLLVARKTMDINPLVLNSAQLIIGGGFLFLLSKIIEDRSLVNYEAPYFVSLAWLSFLSAAALSIWFQLLKRDGVRVSDLNIWKFLIPLAGACLSWLLVEGESPTPGVLAGMCSIVVALLVLNINGRFWRTFKKKHDSH
- a CDS encoding rhomboid family intramembrane serine protease → MSSPSNRSSLLCPNCKKLVSRNAPACPYCGLKKPGSLLKDNFLTRSMGDGHQVIKIILMVNVAFFVFSLLLGLGPHMFSSSPFGFLSPGNKSLLVLGATGSYPFFYLDRWWTLVSANYLHGSLLHIIFNMIALNQLGPLIIREYGVSRMITIYTLSGVGGFLVSVVAGVSLTIGASASICGMIGAALYYGKSRGGTYGEAVFSQLLGWAISIAIFGFFVPGINNWGHGGGMVAGALLGLLLGYKERKREGYLHKMLSTACILLTAGALLLSVYNGVWFIMNR
- a CDS encoding tryptophanase; this encodes MNLKDFTPRTIVEPFRIRSVEPIGFTTRQERKKALEAAGYNPFLLRAEDILIDLLTDSGTGAMSSSQWAAMLASDESYAGARSYFKFERAVREITGFTEVMPTHQGRAAEHILFHSIDGAGRVIPNNTHFDTTRAHVENCGAEARDLPSPEGRDPATPAPFKGDMDLAALNALIDEKGAENIPLIMLTVTNNSGGGQPVSMGNIRQASQVAKKHGIPLFLDACRFAENCWFIKSREPGYKSRSIHEIALEMFSYADGCTMSAKKDGMANIGGFLAMNDAELASRCRSFEILMEGFPTYGGMAGYDMEAIALGLYEAMDERYLEYRVRSIEYLGEKLIAAGIPIIRPTGGHALYIDAGRMLPHIPWHQYPAWSLTNGLYLLGGVRGVEIGSVMFGLQPDGSEKAAALELVRLAFPRRVYTQSHVDYLAELLIELNEQRESLGGYSITRQANVLRHFTAVLEPV
- a CDS encoding AEC family transporter encodes the protein MIVLNALFPAFFLIFLGVALKRAGITNQTYLQQSDQLIYYIFFPVMLFWKIGGASFGGIDWTFCLVTLLILAVLFVVSTVVIHAVPISHFQAGSFSQSCYRFNTYIGVAVILNCLGAEGVALFGIMISLAIPLINIFAVSTLIYHSPKESSSGNRARQFGRALAANPLILGCIAGILYSKIFGEFPVFIDNSLSLASMFTLPMALLSIGGSLSFNGIQKNLKTSLLASGLKLVLMPLLGYGAYKLAGVDGLAFKVGMIFFCLPVSTTIYVLSSQMNSDTELASSAIVVSTILSFFSLSVALLI